One segment of Mycolicibacterium sp. YH-1 DNA contains the following:
- a CDS encoding DUF1501 domain-containing protein has product MADWNRRKFLIAGAGVGAAGLLSGVAAITLPDLLDAGRQRPLPPKSGILVIVSLYGGNDGVNTVIPYADNAYHDARPDLAYAPEEVLPLDGQLGLNPALKGMSGMWQHDHLAIIRGVGYPKPDRSHFRSMDIWQTASPIHPVSTGWIGRWLDTNGDDPLRALNIGAVLPLMAIGEKQVASALSETIPRIPTGITDTLTALSADDPRDTPAMRAVRNSYRATAVTEPEFGRVIKGVDPTAAGRNADVDSLSAQLDVVARCVKAAVPTRVYMVSLLGFDTHADERGTQEDLLRTLDEAVTPFLQQMRNNTYGRNLVVMAYSEFGRRVAANASQGTDHGAAGPVFLMGAPVKGGFYGDEPSLTDLDDGDLKSTTDFRDVYHELLSKTLNSDPTPSVGTGRRDLGFL; this is encoded by the coding sequence ATGGCTGACTGGAACCGACGCAAATTCCTCATCGCGGGTGCCGGCGTCGGTGCCGCCGGTCTGCTGTCGGGAGTCGCTGCCATAACGCTTCCCGACCTTCTCGACGCGGGCCGGCAGCGGCCTTTGCCGCCCAAGAGCGGCATCCTGGTGATCGTCTCGTTGTACGGCGGCAACGACGGTGTCAACACCGTTATCCCCTATGCCGACAATGCGTATCACGACGCGCGACCCGACCTTGCCTACGCGCCCGAGGAAGTCCTGCCGCTCGATGGCCAGCTCGGCCTCAATCCCGCACTGAAGGGGATGTCCGGTATGTGGCAACACGACCACCTGGCCATCATTCGGGGTGTCGGCTATCCGAAGCCCGACCGCAGCCACTTCCGATCGATGGACATCTGGCAGACCGCCTCACCGATCCACCCGGTGTCCACCGGGTGGATCGGCCGCTGGCTTGACACCAACGGTGACGATCCGCTGCGGGCCTTGAACATTGGCGCCGTGCTGCCACTCATGGCAATCGGCGAGAAGCAGGTGGCCTCGGCGCTGTCGGAGACCATCCCGCGGATCCCCACGGGAATCACCGATACGCTCACCGCGCTGAGCGCCGACGATCCGCGCGACACTCCGGCGATGCGGGCGGTGCGGAACAGCTACCGTGCGACCGCGGTCACCGAGCCCGAATTCGGCAGGGTCATCAAGGGAGTCGACCCGACGGCGGCGGGCAGGAACGCCGACGTCGACTCCCTGTCGGCGCAGCTGGACGTGGTCGCACGATGCGTGAAGGCGGCCGTACCGACGCGGGTGTACATGGTGTCGCTGTTGGGGTTCGACACCCACGCCGACGAACGGGGCACTCAGGAGGATCTGCTGCGGACTCTCGACGAGGCCGTCACGCCGTTCCTGCAGCAGATGCGCAACAACACTTATGGGCGCAACCTCGTCGTGATGGCCTATTCGGAGTTCGGCCGTCGCGTCGCGGCCAACGCCTCACAGGGGACGGACCACGGCGCGGCCGGTCCGGTGTTTCTCATGGGAGCACCGGTCAAGGGCGGGTTCTACGGCGACGAACCCAGCCTGACCGACCTCGATGACGGCGACCTCAAGTCCACGACCGACTTCCGCGATGTCTACCACGAACTGTTGAGCAAGACCTTGAACTCGGACCCGACCCCATCTGTCGGCACGGGACGCCGCGATCTCGGATTCCTCTGA
- a CDS encoding cutinase family protein translates to MIRRSKHRGIFGLLAAAVVGAGATVLLPWGQPIASAVACPDIEVVFARGTTEPAGPGFVGQDFTDLLRAQVGNRTVDLYPVNYPAIDNWPTGVIGVNDASARIRQVAADCPKTKVVLGGFSQGAAVAQIVTADADGVPPNSYAFGQTTPLAPDVADRVAAVALFGKPNARFLGIIGQPNIPVGDAFTSKTISMCAANDPICSDGLDFAAHNSYPANGMVQQAVEFVTSRV, encoded by the coding sequence ATGATTCGCCGTTCTAAGCATCGTGGGATCTTCGGGCTTCTCGCCGCAGCCGTCGTCGGCGCGGGAGCCACAGTGCTATTGCCGTGGGGCCAGCCGATCGCGTCGGCGGTCGCGTGTCCCGACATCGAGGTGGTCTTCGCGCGCGGCACCACCGAACCCGCGGGCCCAGGGTTCGTCGGACAGGACTTCACCGACCTGTTGCGGGCCCAGGTGGGGAATCGAACCGTCGACCTCTATCCGGTCAACTACCCGGCGATAGACAACTGGCCCACCGGTGTCATCGGGGTGAACGATGCCAGCGCACGCATCCGCCAGGTCGCTGCGGACTGTCCCAAAACCAAGGTCGTGCTCGGCGGGTTCTCCCAAGGTGCCGCAGTGGCGCAGATTGTGACCGCCGATGCCGATGGGGTGCCACCGAATTCGTATGCCTTCGGACAGACGACGCCCCTTGCTCCCGACGTAGCCGACCGCGTCGCCGCGGTTGCGCTGTTCGGCAAGCCGAACGCGCGCTTCCTCGGGATCATCGGTCAGCCGAACATCCCGGTGGGCGACGCCTTCACATCGAAGACGATCAGCATGTGCGCGGCCAACGATCCGATCTGTTCGGACGGACTGGACTTCGCGGCTCACAACTCCTACCCGGCCAACGGAATGGTCCAGCAGGCGGTGGAGTTCGTGACCAGCCGCGTCTGA
- the fucP gene encoding L-fucose:H+ symporter permease has protein sequence MTTTDHTDQPAATPDSSKPPLVYPKMWVLFAVLICCFTAWGVAADLTTPMVAGFKRIFEMNTFQASLVQLAYFGAYFLLAIPAALINQKFGYKAGLLSGVLLAAAGAMAFYPASKIMTYEAFLVALFAIAAGCSILETSANPYVMSLGPEATATRRLNFAQAFNPVGTNIGVFLAATLILPKLDEPVNLANVDPAQEHAIRAGQLGAVMGPYLGLGFVLIAIGLVIAIKRSPPIVEEFESGDLGDQSPIRILLSNKRYVFGVIAQFFNVAAQVCTWTYLIQYSQQALNGSLQLGGYLLQVSLIVFLISRFIMTWVIGKVRPTKVLMVLGALAVLLCVFAMLSPNVAGVAAVVALSFCLSLMFPTIYGVALTGLGPATKFGAAGLVMAIVGGAIMPLIQGAILDATTPAISFVVPAVCFAVVTAFAVFDLRAAPNTVGERA, from the coding sequence ATGACGACAACCGACCACACCGACCAACCGGCCGCAACACCGGACTCGTCCAAACCTCCGCTGGTCTATCCGAAGATGTGGGTCCTCTTCGCCGTCCTCATCTGCTGCTTCACGGCATGGGGTGTGGCCGCTGACCTCACCACCCCGATGGTGGCGGGTTTCAAGCGCATCTTCGAGATGAACACTTTCCAGGCCTCGCTCGTCCAGCTGGCGTACTTCGGCGCCTACTTCTTGCTGGCCATACCCGCGGCCCTCATCAACCAGAAATTCGGTTACAAGGCAGGCCTTCTCAGTGGGGTGCTGCTCGCGGCGGCGGGCGCGATGGCCTTCTATCCGGCGAGCAAGATCATGACCTACGAGGCATTCCTGGTCGCCCTCTTCGCCATCGCGGCCGGCTGCTCCATTCTCGAGACATCTGCCAACCCCTACGTGATGTCGCTCGGCCCGGAAGCGACAGCGACACGGCGCTTGAACTTCGCGCAGGCATTCAACCCCGTCGGCACCAACATCGGGGTGTTCCTCGCGGCCACACTGATTCTGCCCAAGCTGGACGAGCCCGTGAACCTCGCCAATGTGGATCCCGCTCAGGAACACGCCATCCGCGCCGGGCAACTAGGTGCCGTGATGGGACCGTATCTCGGGCTCGGATTCGTCTTGATCGCCATCGGATTGGTGATCGCAATCAAGAGGTCACCACCCATCGTCGAGGAGTTCGAGTCGGGTGATCTCGGCGACCAGAGCCCGATACGGATTCTGCTGTCCAACAAGCGGTACGTGTTCGGCGTCATCGCCCAGTTCTTCAACGTGGCCGCGCAGGTCTGCACCTGGACCTATCTGATCCAGTACTCGCAGCAGGCGCTCAACGGGTCACTTCAGTTGGGTGGCTATCTGCTGCAAGTCAGCTTGATCGTGTTCTTGATCTCGCGGTTCATCATGACCTGGGTGATCGGGAAGGTCCGCCCGACGAAGGTGCTGATGGTCCTCGGCGCGCTCGCAGTGCTGCTCTGTGTCTTCGCGATGCTCTCACCGAACGTCGCCGGGGTGGCCGCCGTCGTCGCGCTGTCGTTCTGTCTGTCACTGATGTTCCCGACGATCTACGGCGTCGCGCTCACCGGGCTGGGACCGGCCACCAAGTTCGGGGCCGCCGGTCTAGTCATGGCCATCGTCGGCGGGGCGATCATGCCGCTGATTCAGGGCGCCATCCTCGATGCGACGACACCCGCGATCTCCTTCGTCGTCCCCGCGGTGTGCTTCGCGGTGGTCACCGCCTTCGCCGTCTTCGATCTGAGAGCCGCACCCAACACGGTGGGAGAACGAGCATGA
- a CDS encoding amino acid permease, which produces MSAVPTLKKALSQRQLTMIAVGGVIGAGLFVGSGVVIGDTGPGAFITYAMAGVLIIMVMRMLAEMAVANPSTGSFADYSRNALGNWAGFSVGWLYWYFWVIVVGFEAIAGAKIIQYWIDVPLWLSALIFMVLMTATNLFSVASYGEFEFWFAGIKVAAIIAFIALGAAFIFGLWPDKSADFSNLTSHGGFMPFGFSVITVGIVTVIFSMVGAEIATIAAAESADPERAVAKAANSVILRILVFYVGAVFVLVTIVPWNDESVAASPFVAAFTEMGIPYADHVMNAVVLTAVLSCLNSGMYTASRMLFVLAARREAPPALVRVTRRGVPMNAILASSVVGFLCIIAAAASPDTIFAFLLNSSGAIILFVYLLIAISQIVLRYRTPDSELRVKMWLFPVLSVLTALGIVAILVQMFIDEALRSQLVLSLLSWAVVILLFVANKWFVKRRPEEPAEAPARPPHRVLVLANQTVDSDELLDELRRIGADREAQYMVVVPASPVDTGAAATHGPRDVTEATQEAATARLDATLSALHSENLNAEGELGDYRPLRALDHAVAKFGPDQIVIATLPPEFSVWQRFDVVDRARAQFKMPVTHVVAKSVVVNQVPR; this is translated from the coding sequence ATGAGCGCGGTACCCACTCTCAAGAAAGCGCTCAGCCAACGCCAGCTGACGATGATCGCCGTCGGTGGGGTCATCGGGGCGGGCCTGTTCGTCGGCTCCGGCGTGGTCATCGGCGATACCGGCCCCGGGGCGTTCATCACGTACGCCATGGCCGGCGTGCTGATCATCATGGTGATGCGCATGCTGGCCGAGATGGCGGTCGCGAACCCGTCCACCGGATCGTTCGCGGACTACTCGCGCAACGCTCTGGGCAACTGGGCGGGGTTCTCCGTCGGGTGGTTGTACTGGTACTTCTGGGTCATCGTGGTCGGCTTCGAGGCGATCGCAGGCGCCAAGATCATCCAGTACTGGATCGACGTGCCGCTCTGGCTCTCGGCATTGATCTTCATGGTCCTGATGACCGCGACCAACCTCTTCTCGGTGGCCTCATACGGTGAGTTCGAGTTCTGGTTCGCCGGCATCAAGGTGGCTGCGATTATCGCTTTCATCGCGTTGGGTGCCGCGTTCATCTTCGGACTGTGGCCCGACAAATCGGCTGACTTCTCGAACCTGACCAGTCACGGCGGCTTCATGCCGTTTGGCTTCAGCGTCATCACCGTCGGCATCGTGACCGTCATCTTCTCGATGGTCGGCGCCGAGATCGCGACCATCGCGGCCGCTGAGTCTGCGGATCCAGAGCGAGCAGTGGCCAAAGCCGCCAACTCGGTGATTCTGCGGATCCTGGTGTTCTACGTGGGAGCGGTATTCGTCCTGGTGACCATCGTGCCGTGGAACGACGAGAGCGTTGCTGCGTCCCCGTTCGTCGCCGCCTTCACCGAGATGGGAATTCCATACGCAGACCACGTGATGAACGCCGTGGTGCTGACGGCGGTACTGAGCTGCCTCAACTCGGGCATGTACACCGCCTCGCGCATGCTCTTCGTGCTCGCCGCGCGACGGGAGGCACCGCCCGCACTGGTGCGCGTGACCCGTCGCGGCGTGCCGATGAACGCGATCCTGGCGTCCTCGGTGGTCGGATTCCTGTGCATCATCGCCGCTGCGGCATCCCCGGACACGATCTTCGCGTTCCTGCTCAACTCGAGTGGCGCGATCATCCTGTTCGTCTACCTGCTCATCGCGATATCTCAGATCGTGCTGCGCTACCGCACTCCCGACTCCGAACTCCGGGTCAAGATGTGGTTGTTCCCAGTGCTTTCCGTTCTCACCGCGCTGGGAATCGTGGCGATTCTGGTGCAGATGTTCATCGACGAGGCCCTGCGCTCCCAGCTGGTGCTGAGCCTGCTGTCCTGGGCGGTCGTCATCCTCCTCTTCGTCGCCAACAAGTGGTTTGTGAAACGCCGCCCGGAGGAGCCGGCCGAAGCCCCAGCCCGTCCGCCACACCGCGTGCTCGTGCTGGCCAATCAGACTGTCGACTCCGACGAGCTGCTCGACGAACTGCGTCGTATCGGAGCCGATCGGGAGGCCCAGTACATGGTCGTGGTACCGGCCAGCCCCGTCGACACCGGCGCCGCGGCCACACACGGACCGCGCGACGTCACGGAGGCGACCCAGGAGGCCGCGACGGCCAGGCTCGACGCCACGTTGTCCGCGCTGCACAGCGAGAACCTCAACGCTGAAGGCGAATTGGGTGACTATCGGCCACTGCGAGCTCTGGACCACGCCGTCGCGAAGTTCGGCCCGGACCAGATCGTGATCGCGACACTGCCGCCCGAGTTCTCGGTCTGGCAGCGGTTCGACGTCGTCGACCGTGCCCGCGCCCAGTTCAAGATGCCCGTGACGCATGTAGTCGCGAAGTCTGTTGTGGTTAACCAGGTCCCACGATGA
- a CDS encoding universal stress protein: MTIIAGFSASRQGTAPLHLAAQLARCTGARIVAAVIVERPWPPRSDPVEDEYLNYIGMQAKKSLQHMADQLPADLDVWQIVHQATSIPEGLTELAAEMSADVVVVGSSSSGLLGRVALGSVTDRLVHTAAIPVAIAPRGYPGHPGRIDRLTVAYGGQADAVGLVAASAELAQRWSTRLRIASFTVRPVTMFSGAIEPTAEDLVVKQWARRTHEGIVAQLEKVRSDIDTLDAEVVIGAGPTWRDAVDAVEWGVGDILVLGSGAAGPAAQVFLGSAAARILRHAPVPTMIVPRREMKAT, translated from the coding sequence ATGACGATCATCGCCGGCTTCAGTGCGAGCCGTCAGGGGACGGCACCGTTGCACCTGGCCGCGCAGCTGGCGCGTTGCACGGGCGCCAGGATCGTGGCGGCGGTGATCGTCGAGCGTCCTTGGCCTCCGAGGTCAGATCCCGTCGAGGACGAGTACCTGAACTACATTGGTATGCAGGCCAAGAAGTCACTCCAACACATGGCCGACCAGCTCCCCGCCGATCTGGACGTGTGGCAGATCGTGCACCAGGCCACATCCATCCCGGAGGGGCTCACCGAACTCGCGGCCGAGATGAGTGCGGATGTCGTCGTCGTCGGCTCGTCGTCATCCGGTCTGCTCGGCAGGGTCGCCCTGGGCAGCGTGACCGACCGCCTCGTCCACACCGCCGCGATCCCGGTGGCGATCGCGCCTCGCGGATACCCGGGGCATCCCGGCCGGATAGATCGGTTGACCGTGGCCTACGGCGGGCAGGCGGATGCGGTTGGCTTGGTCGCGGCGAGCGCGGAACTCGCTCAGCGATGGTCGACGCGACTGCGGATCGCCTCCTTCACCGTGCGACCGGTCACGATGTTCAGTGGCGCGATTGAACCGACCGCCGAGGATCTCGTCGTGAAGCAGTGGGCACGACGAACCCATGAGGGCATCGTCGCCCAACTGGAGAAGGTCCGATCTGATATCGACACCCTCGACGCCGAGGTGGTGATCGGGGCGGGCCCGACGTGGCGTGATGCGGTCGACGCCGTCGAGTGGGGCGTCGGCGACATCCTGGTGTTGGGATCTGGCGCGGCCGGCCCGGCAGCTCAGGTGTTCCTCGGTTCGGCAGCGGCGCGAATCCTCCGGCATGCGCCGGTGCCGACGATGATCGTGCCGCGGCGAGAGATGAAAGCCACCTGA
- a CDS encoding DUF1800 family protein: MTGQSARWQATARLLRRSGFGATGPQIDALETQDLSTHLDTILALDPDRDPGALATPRPIPLTPAAPADGVSASALDAFTGTLADQMHDLTVWWVRRMVSVREPIHEKLTLLWHNHFATSAQKVPVAEWMGAQNQTLRTLKLGDFRTLAVAMLSDAAMLYWLDGVGNSAAKPNENLSREFMELFTLGHANGYTEADVREGARTLTGWYIGRGGRATMVWDQHDSTVKTVLGRTGNFSHDEFCDVVLSQPQSATFVASRLWRQLASDNPPAPAVLNRLVAAYGPRRDLKALTKAILLDPDFVASSGTVVSTPIEWMVGVMRSLKVPLNDPQLMDATLVALTVMRQRPFYPPDVNGWPHGNAWLSTISTAARAWAAEKFSGLGDLSIVDEAASTDRIDATGYLIGVGAWTDSTAAALKDVVDDPRRLIAAAVNTPEYLTA, encoded by the coding sequence GTGACTGGACAATCGGCACGGTGGCAGGCCACCGCCCGTCTCCTTCGTCGCTCAGGATTCGGCGCAACGGGACCCCAGATCGACGCCCTCGAGACCCAGGACCTCTCGACTCACCTCGACACGATCCTTGCCCTGGACCCCGACCGCGACCCCGGTGCGCTGGCAACCCCACGCCCCATACCGCTGACGCCTGCGGCACCTGCCGACGGCGTCAGCGCGAGTGCGCTCGACGCCTTCACCGGCACGCTGGCCGATCAGATGCACGACCTCACCGTGTGGTGGGTGCGCCGAATGGTCAGCGTCCGAGAGCCCATCCATGAGAAGTTGACCCTGTTGTGGCACAACCACTTCGCCACATCAGCCCAGAAGGTGCCCGTGGCCGAGTGGATGGGCGCGCAGAATCAGACGTTGCGCACGCTCAAGCTGGGCGACTTCCGCACGCTGGCCGTGGCGATGCTGAGCGACGCGGCGATGCTCTACTGGCTCGACGGCGTCGGGAACAGCGCGGCAAAACCCAACGAGAACCTGTCGCGCGAGTTCATGGAGCTGTTCACCCTCGGACACGCCAACGGCTACACCGAGGCCGACGTACGAGAGGGCGCACGCACGCTCACCGGCTGGTACATCGGACGCGGCGGCCGCGCCACGATGGTATGGGATCAGCACGACTCAACCGTCAAGACCGTGCTGGGGAGGACCGGCAACTTCAGTCACGATGAGTTCTGCGACGTGGTGCTGAGCCAGCCGCAGTCGGCGACCTTCGTTGCTAGCCGACTGTGGCGACAACTGGCGTCCGACAACCCACCCGCGCCGGCGGTGCTGAATCGCCTCGTCGCCGCGTACGGTCCGCGCCGAGATCTCAAGGCGTTGACGAAGGCAATCCTGTTGGACCCCGACTTCGTCGCGTCCTCCGGCACGGTCGTATCCACCCCCATTGAGTGGATGGTGGGGGTGATGAGGTCACTGAAAGTGCCACTGAACGACCCACAGTTGATGGACGCGACACTGGTGGCACTGACGGTCATGCGTCAGCGCCCCTTCTATCCCCCCGACGTCAACGGGTGGCCACACGGAAACGCATGGCTGTCGACCATCAGCACAGCGGCACGAGCGTGGGCGGCCGAGAAGTTCTCCGGGCTGGGTGATCTGTCGATCGTCGACGAGGCGGCCAGTACCGATCGAATCGACGCGACCGGCTATCTGATCGGAGTGGGTGCGTGGACCGACAGCACCGCGGCCGCACTCAAGGACGTCGTCGACGACCCCCGTCGACTGATCGCCGCCGCCGTCAACACTCCCGAATACCTGACCGCATAG
- a CDS encoding PGRS repeat-containing protein, translating to MSTQGRSSMITRTAFIAGVAAAGAAFWMAGTTGPDTAAAAPRVQLMSVGSPMLSPAGADCPTLLCTDLVVSNAVAPTPAPMFAAMLPASATAAISSSAIDPIGALISVFVSNGTAEHPNAGLLIGNGFDGAAGQNGGSGGLLFGNGGKGGIGTAAVNGGRGGNGGNAGLFGNGGAGGAGAAATATSNAGAGGNGGNAGALIGNGGAGGAGGQGRAGTIGVNPTPPTDTAEGGTDVGSSNGNGSPAVNGGRGDDGAPGQNGGAGGNIGSLNGVNGIGGKAGDGGHGGSGGGAGGNGGSISTGNGEGISGNDSQGGNAGNGGDGGAGGGAGGNGGDIGRDNGAANRGGTGKGGNAGDGGTGGAGTAGGAGTAGGAGGSGGRGGLVVGTGGSGGAGGAGGNGASGAVGGTGGNGGSIGDRNGYGTTSGTAVGGDAGAGGVGGTGGKGGSGGAGGTGGSGGDGGVFGGGGRGGAGGAAGSGGGGATGGSGGRGGDIGPGNGGSALGGVGTPGSRGTGGQGGTGGQGGSAGTPGTGGSGGSGGASGPSGATGSSGSQGGSGSTGSNGTNADD from the coding sequence GTGTCCACCCAAGGTCGCAGTTCGATGATTACCCGCACGGCGTTCATTGCAGGTGTGGCTGCTGCGGGCGCCGCCTTCTGGATGGCCGGCACCACCGGACCGGACACCGCAGCCGCGGCGCCCCGGGTACAGCTGATGTCGGTGGGCTCACCGATGCTGTCCCCCGCAGGTGCCGACTGCCCGACCCTGTTGTGCACCGATCTGGTGGTCTCGAATGCGGTCGCACCGACGCCAGCTCCAATGTTCGCCGCGATGCTGCCAGCGAGTGCCACCGCGGCCATCTCGTCCTCGGCGATCGATCCGATAGGCGCGCTGATTTCGGTGTTCGTCTCCAACGGCACCGCTGAACATCCCAACGCCGGGCTGCTGATCGGCAATGGATTCGACGGCGCCGCGGGTCAGAACGGCGGCAGCGGCGGCCTGCTGTTCGGCAACGGCGGCAAGGGCGGCATCGGGACTGCGGCGGTCAATGGCGGCAGGGGCGGCAACGGCGGCAACGCCGGCCTGTTCGGCAACGGCGGCGCGGGCGGCGCCGGAGCAGCGGCCACCGCCACCTCCAACGCCGGGGCCGGCGGCAATGGCGGCAACGCCGGAGCGCTGATCGGCAATGGCGGCGCGGGCGGCGCCGGCGGTCAGGGCCGCGCAGGCACCATCGGCGTGAACCCCACACCACCCACCGACACCGCCGAAGGCGGCACTGACGTCGGGAGCAGCAACGGCAATGGCAGCCCGGCCGTCAATGGTGGTCGCGGTGACGACGGCGCACCCGGACAGAATGGCGGCGCGGGCGGCAACATCGGATCCCTCAACGGAGTGAACGGTATCGGCGGCAAGGCCGGCGATGGCGGCCATGGCGGATCCGGCGGGGGCGCAGGCGGCAACGGCGGCAGCATCAGCACCGGCAATGGTGAGGGTATATCGGGAAATGACAGTCAAGGCGGCAACGCCGGCAATGGGGGCGACGGCGGCGCGGGCGGCGGTGCCGGTGGTAACGGCGGAGACATCGGGCGTGACAATGGCGCGGCAAACAGAGGAGGAACCGGCAAGGGCGGTAACGCCGGCGACGGCGGGACCGGTGGTGCCGGTACCGCAGGCGGGGCCGGAACCGCAGGCGGCGCAGGTGGTTCCGGCGGCCGCGGCGGCTTGGTGGTCGGCACCGGCGGCAGCGGCGGAGCAGGCGGAGCCGGCGGCAACGGCGCGTCGGGAGCGGTAGGAGGAACCGGCGGCAACGGCGGCAGCATCGGTGATCGCAACGGCTATGGAACCACTAGTGGGACCGCGGTGGGTGGCGACGCCGGTGCCGGCGGGGTTGGCGGCACCGGAGGTAAGGGTGGCAGCGGCGGAGCCGGCGGAACGGGCGGCTCGGGTGGCGATGGCGGAGTATTCGGCGGCGGCGGTCGCGGCGGCGCAGGTGGGGCGGCCGGTTCAGGTGGCGGCGGGGCGACCGGCGGCAGCGGCGGCAGGGGTGGTGACATCGGGCCCGGGAACGGCGGCAGCGCACTCGGTGGCGTCGGCACGCCCGGCTCGCGCGGCACTGGCGGGCAAGGCGGGACCGGCGGGCAGGGCGGTTCCGCGGGAACGCCAGGTACCGGCGGCTCCGGTGGCAGCGGCGGTGCATCGGGACCGTCCGGCGCCACCGGAAGCAGCGGAAGCCAGGGCGGCAGCGGATCAACTGGCAGCAATGGAACCAACGCCGACGACTAG
- a CDS encoding cupin domain-containing protein has protein sequence MTRGPRGLCLIVAVGATILSVGIGPAMATPGEGDVARTDLAQGETDAPISIVTDGGQSTTVLVQSLVLAPGAHSGWHTHPGPEYSVITGGVVALQSAPQCAATHYEQGQVVFIPAGVAHRVANDGAVDASVVVNYTLPANAPVRVDSPDVCPA, from the coding sequence ATGACTCGAGGACCTCGAGGGCTCTGCCTCATCGTGGCCGTGGGCGCGACGATCCTGAGCGTCGGTATCGGGCCCGCCATGGCGACCCCGGGCGAGGGGGACGTCGCGCGCACCGATCTGGCCCAGGGGGAGACCGATGCGCCGATCTCTATCGTCACCGACGGCGGGCAGTCGACGACCGTTCTGGTGCAGTCCCTGGTGCTCGCTCCCGGCGCCCACAGCGGCTGGCACACTCATCCCGGACCGGAGTACTCGGTGATCACCGGTGGTGTTGTCGCACTGCAGTCCGCGCCGCAGTGTGCCGCCACCCATTACGAACAGGGGCAGGTGGTGTTCATTCCAGCCGGCGTTGCGCATCGTGTCGCCAACGACGGCGCTGTCGACGCCAGTGTGGTGGTCAACTACACGCTGCCGGCGAACGCACCCGTGCGTGTCGACTCGCCGGACGTCTGTCCGGCGTAG